The genomic segment TATTTACcagaaaatgtataaacatgttcaagaaggggaaaaaaagattacTTCAACTGAGAATATTAAATAAAGCTAAGGACAGCAAGCTACTGTTTCTGTGGGGTTTACTCACTGGGGCTTCTTTCTTCTATAAGGTCACAGGCACAGAGATGGTCTGAGTCAATAGAGATGGGTTTCTGCCGAATCCAGAACTTAGTACTGGCCTTCTGATTGGTGACAGGATCAATCTCCACTTTCTCTCCTGAAATGCCTAAACAAACAGTCACACGTCAGTGAAATAAACTAATTTCGGCGTGTCATTCAACAGCAGCATCGTCCACTATGATCATTTAGTTTATTCAACTATTTTAAAACACAGCTCAAACACAACTGGACGTTACTTTCACAAAGGTCGACTTGTAGGAATCTTGGATTGGACTTATTTACAGCAGTACAACTGGTATGTCTACAATATCTTTCCAGTTCCAACCTGCTAGTGTAACTTAAGCTACTCCTTAACTTAAGCTAGCAGGTAGGTTCGTTTCACATTCTGTGTAGTATGAGTGGGTGGTCGATTTGTAGTCCGTGTTGACAGAACAAGTAGTTCTGAAACACAGATGACGAAAATGAATATACCTACAACCTGCTGGTAGATTTGAATCTCAGCTGTCAAGGcctttatttagaaaatatgaatttcatttaaattaatttaaggGACCTGCAGCCAGGTTGTATAGGTAAATTGACAGAGTGAAAATGCAATAATATCTACAACAGTGAAGACACACATTCAGTAACTCCcttaaattaatataaacatCAAATACATATTAGTGGTGACAGGAAGTTTTAgtttaagtttttctttccatttgaCTGTTGGCTCCTCCTGTGGTAAGTATactgtcacttcctgtttctgcacactgtgGGGTTTCTGCTGAAAGAATGTGCACTGATTAATCATAGCTCTTACTTTACATAAATTAATGATTTCCAGCCAATCCGACTGGTTAAATGTTCATCACTAGTcagttcatgtttctaatcgattttccccacacAGCGACAAACCCGCTGAGAAagctctggtaattggcagctctatagtcagaaatgTGAAGTTTACAGACTCCAGCgcccgtagtcaaatgtcttcatgGAGCCAGAACAGGCAACGTtaaatcatatcatatcatatggAGTTAATGACGCTCGATTGCACAAATCGGAGGTCAGTAAAATGAATGTTAAATCtatgtgtaactttgcaaaaacaatgtcagacTCCGTATTTTTCTCTGGACACTTGCCAAGTCTGAACAGTGACAACATGTACAGCCGCATGTCATCATTCAACTGCTGGCTGGTGTCCATCAAATGATGTTGGCTACACAGAtaattggaaatgttttttggggaaaacctaggctgattagcagagatggcatccatcctactttagatggtgcagctttcttatacAAAAATATGTCTATTTTCATTAGACAATCAAAAGTAAGACAATCCAGAGATGATCCTAGGATGCAGAGACCCAGTCCTACACACCaatctgcagtgtccttacagcAGTTACCCCCCCAATACTCCCATATACCTATacagactgtgtctgttccccgaccaactaaataacataaaccaaaaacaacagttaaacatcataacctaataaaagttaagcaACTgcttttacagaacaaaaccccataacaataaaatggaatggattattaaatatctgatcataataagtgatcatcaattcaatttattttgtcttactgaaatgGTTGCAGCAGCAAGAATATGCAaatctaaatgagtcaacctcccaaagtcatattaactATCACATTCTGAGAAGCACAGGCAGAGGTAGCGAGGTAGAGAGAACATAGTTAGAACTCACTAACTTCTATTTGTTATTTCTATCCAATTTAGTGCTAAtacagataaagtcatcatAGTAGGTGACTTTAActttcatgtagatgctgacagtaactgtaatttaatttaaagtaatttaattcattatgagattcaattggttttctcaaaatgtaaacaaacccactcactgttttattCACGTTAGACCTTGTTCTTACATACAGCATTTAAACTGAtcatttaacagtatttcctcataattcttttttgtctgatcattttctaataacatttgaatttacaataatggaccaacagcagttagaaaaacattccactacagcaggtgcttaagtgaaaatgctgtgacAGAGCCAAACtacagacacaaatacacagaggtGTTCAGGTTTGCAAAAAATCTCAGGGTATATGAGGGGTCAAATTAAGAGACAATAGATTAAATCGTGTGTCAGTCTAAAGGCAGCATCCCTCTGGTACTGCAAGTCGAAGTGGACTGTTCATCACCACGGAGGACTGGCATGTGGAAGCGACATTCGATtaaagtttttgatttttaatagaTTTGCAAAAAATTACCACCTTACCTTTGGTACTGCAAAGTACTGCTAGCCCCTTGAAGAAAATACACACTTCCCCAGTTTCCAGTTATAGCAGCATATATAATCTTGCTGTCTACATGTGCAGTAAGATAATAGACACTGCGTGTTCTCCTTTTCAGAAGAACGTCAGTTTTCACAAGACACTTCTCTTTCTAACATAACATGTCttgttaaaaataactttttatagCAAGTGTCACTATAAAATTAGTAAGTTCTTACCAGGTTAATTCTAAAATAGAAACCTCTCATAATATCTGTATGGTAGGGTCTGTCATAGTGACTGCCATTCCAGTCTTTACTGTAACTTCTGGAACTGCGGACAATGATTTCACATCTTGGTTTTACAGTGTGCAGTCAGCTATAGTGTATGTACCTAGCTGGACATCAGTGGTGAAGCGCAGCTTGTGGATCATACTGATCTTGAAGGACTTATAGTGGTGACTGCTCAACATGTCTTGGACTGTGGTGATGTCAATAGGAGGATCTTCCTCTGAGCTCTCCTCACCTCTGGAACCTGCATAGAAAGGAGAACCAATCAGAAAATATCCAATAGCTTAGTGTTGACTTTAGCCCACGATATGTGAAATTAATATTCTGTACACCTTGCCAGGACCATGTTGAAACTGcttttgccttcagaactgCCCTAGCTCTTTGTAGCATAGATTCAACAAGGTACTGAAAACACTCCTTAAAGATTTTGGTCAATATTGATATAATGGGATCTTACAGTTACTGCAGATCAGCTGCACATCCATGATGCAAATCTCACATTTAAACTACATTCTAAAGATGCTATACTGGATCTAGTGACTGTGGAGGCCATTTGATTAGTGAACTCACTGTCAGAAGATGGATATACTGATCATAAAGGGATGGAAATGTTCAGCAATACTCAGAtaggctgtggcatttaaacaatgCTCAGTTCATACTAAGGGGCCTAAAATGTGCCAAGAAACCATTGAAATTTCAAAGCAGAAATCAAGATTCATAAGAgcagacaatgtttttttaatccccCATTTTATCTAATTTTGGTGAGCCCATTTGAATTGTAGCCTCAGTTTTCTGTTCTTAGCCAACAGGAGTGGCACCAGGCATGGTCTGCTGCTGTAGTCGATGTGCTTCAGTGTTTGATGCATTCTGCGTTCAGAGATGGTGCATTTCAAACCTCAGTTGTAAAAGTGGTTGCCTTTTGAGTAGCCTTTTATCAGCTTGAACCATTTTGGCAATTCTCCTCTGACCAAGGCAATTTAACCCACTTACCGGatagtttctcttttttctagAACATTCCCTGTAAACCCTAGAGACGGTTGGCATAAAAGTCGCAGTAGATCAGAAGTTTCTAAAGTTGGAGGAGTGCCACCACCTATGGAGTCATTCAATGAGAAGACCAGGTGTGGTTTTAAAACCTAGGCTCTGACATACTTCAGTTACTTACTGTTTTCTCTGACCAGACAAAACTCCAGGGTATTCTGGCCTTCCAGTGTGGAGTCCAGGTCTACTGCAACGTTTGGCTCGGTCTGCTTCTCCAGACGATACATGGGCCCTTTTGGAGAGGGATTAAATCAGAAGATACTCACAAACCTTAGATTTCTTgttcatgttttacatttgggACCTTGGTCACATCGGTTTGGCAGTCCAAGGAAAGCTcgtatttctctctctctcattagaTTTATAACCTcttttcttctaaatttctgtaaACTGCATCAACTTCTTAAGGACTTTAGGTCAGATATAGTACAACATGATACAATTATCtgtctttattattaaatatatacattgcaagagacagagaaacataacCATCACTCAGCTGTGTGTAGAGGAGCTGCCCTACGCTCAGTTAAACAGAGAGCAGACGGTGGAGAAACTGCAGCACGAATACTACAACAATAACTTCACTTTCACTGATTTCACTCAGTGTACTCTTTataagcaaataaaatgcttaTCAGTATGGCTATTCATCATAACAGAAACTAGGTtaagaacaggaaaaaaattgtgGTTTAAAAGGGAACTCGTTACAGCCACAGTGGTAGAGGAAGTGACGGTGTGTCCCGCCACTTTTGACAGGTTGGCAAGCATTGATGTCAAGCCCTAAGTCACACTATTCACGGTCCAATTACATGCAGTATTGCCATTTTGGAGGGTCACCTGAAAATACTAACATTAGGCTTGAAGAAAGGACATCTGGGTTAAAACGTAACATTGATTCCTTTCCTTTCcctacaacaaaacaataaaaagataaaaatgaatacatttgccTTACTAAAGCAATGGTTTGAGGCAGAGATTCTCATTTTAGGTTTGATTGTCAGGTCCTCAATAGCAGAGGATGTGAAATGTCTGTCCCTGCACTTCCCATTGAACCACAACCGCATCCCGTCAATTAACAGTCGGCAGTGCAGGGATAGGTCTTGAGGACCTATGGATACCACAGACTTCAGGGTAATGTTATTGTAAGTTTCTTAAATTTCAGCACCCTGACTATAAAAGTGCCTCTTCAGGCCACCGGGACACACAATTTAacatggaaaattaaaaaaataaaaaagcacacaAAAATGTGCTGAGGTTGTTTGACTAAAAGACTGCAACTTTTTCCCTCCTctctgactaaaaaaaaaaaaaaaaaactgctctggTTTTATTCCgttaatttcattttgaaatgctgcTGTAGtcgaaaaacattaaaacaaaaaacattaaaaactgaagagtgaaaaaaatccccaaaatcTAAATATTGCTCAATATTGTAAAGTCAAATCCAGGACTACATCTGCAATTTACTTTTTCAATAAGATACACTTATACTAAGTTTCATCAAACCTGTGCCTTATTTTTGTGATATATTAGACCAGTGTTGTTACCATGTTTGATAAGGGTTAAGGGTTAGTTTCTCTGATATGTTAAGGGTCATGCTCTTAAATGATAATCaatataaggggatgcaaacttaactctGTGTGGGATGCAAACCTAACCcaaacataacaataacaaaaaaagtgtaTAAAATGGTGCTAGTAATGAAAATTTGTATTAGTTGAATGTGCATGATGTTGAAGAAAACTACTAAGACTGCAACCTTTTGCATTAACCTGTAGAAAGATTTCCAATATACATAGTCTCTGAAAAGAAGATGTCACGCCTGCCTTTATGTAGTGTTTTAATaatcatatttacattaaaGCGAGGGAGTAAATGATAGAAGTGTCATTACCTGAGCCTTTCTGTGAGCCTTTCCTTTTCTTGAGAGCTTTTTGGAGAATATCCTTCATGGTTACCTTCAGACTGTCCACAGGAATTAGAGAAAAACCATGAGCAGCATTTCTAAAATGGAAAAAGGCAAAACATGTTAAGGATGTCTATgtagcagaagaagaaaacagtcCAGCTGCCATGATTTAACCTTTGGATATCCCAGGTATGTGGTatagatggagaaaaaaagaggtcaaaaaaaaaaaatcaacaaaacaaaacaaaaaaaaaccccaaaatgtataaaattccAATAGCCAAACTGGCTAATGGGAATTATGTTATCTGTTACTGCTGAAATCCACCTGTATTTGGCCTTTGTTAATGTCAAGCTCTGGTCAGGAGTATGGTCTCTGCAGAATGACCACTCCTGAAGTCAAATGCTGCATTTTGTCCAACCACAGTACTCTACTCATGAACTTAAAGCTGCTGTTTgctaaatattaacaataacCTTACATCCTAACATCAGTACCATTTGAATCCATTCAGTATGAACAAGGGGGACATATTTAATCTCCCAGGAAAAATAAGCGGAAAATACAAAGGAAATATTGCATATATTCCTACATGTTGCCAAAATGTTGGATATTTACACAAATCACAACCAATCTCATTACTCAAAGGTTTCAATTAAAAAACTTCCAGAAAGAATGCTTGTGCACACTGCTAGAAATACTAAATGCAAaatcaaaaatactttttaaatatttcaaatataatataaacaaatataatattaCCTAATAAAATTCTACATGATGCAATTGCAGCATAAAGAGCAACAAATGCAGcataaagaaaaatctatatGTCTTTATAGAGTTATTTATACTCCCCTGGCAACATTGCAATTGTCATCTGCCATTTGCAGACACAAAGTTGTCTGCATGGTTTCCAAACAGACACTAAAAAACATTACGTGGTGTTGGGAAATAAGTGTTTAGGTGGACATTCCAATGGCATTAAtccaatatataaatatatatttagttcGTCCATAGAAATAATTCCATTGACGCTGCTGCTATTTGGGGCACGTTTATGAGTTTGGTTGTATTTTGGTTTTTTGAGGTGGTAATTTTCTAATTGCTGTCTATGTGGCCAAATTGGTGAAGACTCTTTCCTAATTTGCAATTTGTCCATTTGCATGCATTTTCTTAATTTGCGGTGCACTGAGCATTTAAATCCAGTCTAAGAAGTACTATTAAAAGCATGttgaataaaactaattttattatttattgtcgTAGTGAATAGTACTATTCACTGAGAAATTTAAAGGTTGTTAATAttactaaatatgtttttggtaCCAATACTATACAAAACTTTTTATATGCTGCTTTGAGAAAGAACACATATTCTATTTTTGCTAGAATTCTTTCTAGAAGAATGCAGTGCAGATGGTGTTCAAATGATGGTGTAAGTTGCCACATGCCTGAATAAAATCAGGGTAAAAACCATTTTGTACTTACTCGTTTATTTCGTACTTACATTCTGACAAACAGCGACTGTCTGGAAGCGAGACCAGGTGAGGAGTATTTCTCTACCAAGGCCAGAGTGCTGAAACCAAACTTGTGAATTGGTTCATTGGAGTCCAGTGGGGGGAAGTCAGTGTCCACCTCACCATCATCCTCAGCAATATGGAGGCAGTAGGCATTTACATTCTCACTGTGGAAAGTTGTGACAATAGCACATTATAAAGAAACTTTTTATTCCATGAAACTGGTGTTATCGTGTTTGTACTCACTTGAGTTTTGGTTCTTTTCCCTCACTTGTGTACTGCCAACAGATGAGCCCAATGAGGTCATGGACACGGGCATTGGCAATGGTCACAACTGTCATTGGATGGACTTTCTCCTGAGCCAACTGCATTGAGAGGTAGACGTCGATCTTTTTTGTAGCTGTTGTGCCAATGTGGCCCTAAAAAGTGTAGTGACAGTTCAGTACAGGGTGTAAAAAGATAGAAAATGGCAGCAAAGACTACCTAAAGCTTCCTTGCAGAGCTGTTTGCTTCTATTGTTTTCTAATGACTATAAAAAAGTCAATAAGATAGTTTTAAAAGATAGATATACAGTGACACAATTTCCTTCATTTTGGCTCTGTAACAAGAAATGGATTTGAAATACAATTAATAATAAGAAAAGACTAACAAAATGCTTATTATTGCTTTGCTACACAAAGACAGATGTTTTTAACTggataataatgtttaataactCACCTTGCCATCAAATTTGGAGTATTCATTGAATGGGTTATTAAGCTGCTGGGGACACTGCTCCAGTCGCAGTGAAAGGGTGGATTTGGTACCTGTTGTCCGGGGCCTGTCTTTAAAGTCACGTTTTTCAAACAGAGACCCTAGATCCTCCACTGGACACAAACCATGCAGCAAAAGCTCTGTTATTTTCAAGATCAGCGATAATAGtgtttgctgaatgttatgtCAAGCTTTTGGACTTGCCACGTTCTAGTGCTAAAATTCTTAATATGCTTTAGTGTTGCTCAGCTGAAATGTTACCTGAATTAGGAAAATTTGACCATGTTACACCCATTTCAAAGTTCCCTTCATTTGCAATCAATCCATGTTGGGTAGTCTGTCTTTTTCCCCAGATAATTTAGAGAACTTCATTTGCGGTCAGGTGTTCAGCTTGCTGCACGCGGAACCAACCAGgattttaaaagtcattaatTACTTGAATTGATTAAAATTGATCGGACTAGTAGTTTACTAACCTGCAATCATTCTGTATGAacagattaaaaatatttttgtgattaCATTAGTTTAAAATGAACTATTATGTATATGACACAGCAGTCTTTATAAAACAGGTATGAAAATACTAACTTAATCCCAGATTAAGATAATAGACTGGAGGAGGAAATGGCGCAGTGAGAAAAGAGTGGGCTCATACACATTGGGAAGTGTGAATTTTTAAACTGTCACTGGTCAATTTTAACTTTAGTCTGACGTGGGCGAACTTGGACTTCAAACAAGGAGGCATCACTTTATGataattatcttttttattataatctTTCATCCTGACATtctttgtgcatttgtaaaaaGCGGAGGTTGACTATTAGTTGATTATCAATCCTACACTCAGGTCCTCAATTGCCataatatacattaaaaaaaaaaaaacataactcaGTCCTAAGTCCTGATCCTCTGGCCATAACTGGAGTTTTAAGGTGTTTCACATGATATATTCTATTTCAtatttgtgtaaaataacagaatgtttagattctgttttttaattcagaaaatttCAATATAaactacaataataaaacagtaaCAGGTAAAACGTGAACAGCAGGGTTAGATTTTTATGTATATctttaaaaatagcaaaaacaaattacctGATTGGGAGGATGTCCTTTCCTTCCactgaatgtttttacatttgatttggTTCTGCCTTTCTTTCCTTAACCTTTCAAGTCGCTGGGCtgaaaagaaacactttttaattttctgtgacAAACAAGTCACAGTCACTGAAAAGCTGGCGATATTCATAATTATGAAAACGAAGTAATGAAAATACTACAACACTGTACATGTTCTTTCAGATTTCTAATCTTTCTTTATTTGGTCTGGGAGAATAATGAGGGAAAATGGTCATTGTTTTCAGAAAGAATACCATGTGAGTTCTTCCTGGCATAACCCACCCTATGAAGAcaatctctctttctcacacacacacacacacacacacacacacgaagatAATCAACAAATTCTTGaatactttgtttaaaaagcttttgttaGTCCCTTTTATCTTACCAGCAGCCCCAGGTTTCTTGCGGCTGTCTTGTTGGAGTCCTGATGAGACAGCCACCATAGGTCAGTTCTCAATTTCAACTCAAAAAGTTTCAGGATTGCAGTTTTCTCCCCACAACTCAGAAACATGAGCAGCACACCACCAGTCATAAAAGTCAAGAGAGCCAAAGGGAGAAAGTGTGTCTACCTTGGACTCCCCCTGTCACCAAAACCCAATTTATCTTACAATTAAAAGACTCAAAAGTACAGTCAGGTGGCTTTATAATTGGGcagtgacatttttcaaaatttttgaTGGATGGACCAAAAtggatttaaaagaaataatcaaGATGTGCTTTAAGTATAGACTGTCAGCTTCAATTATTTAGGGTTTGGTTAAATAAATATCAGATACTCAAGATGACGTCCACCCCTACTGTAGGGGCTTACGCTAACTGGAATATACTCTATGTATCGTGGCTTGTCTTCTGTGGGATGTAACTGCTATATCACAAACATTGAGTACAAATTGCCCCTTAATTTTTTAAGTCGCTGGCATAGAAATAGCTTTTGCCACATTTCGCCTTCTCACAGGCTCTACAAACTTTTTAGGTGCTCATTTCTGAAACCTTACATTCCCACTTCAGGACCTCTCTTGCGAACTGCTGCTATCAATCTACATAACATTTGTGTTACTCAAgattcaaaataaacacacccTTGCTACACTAACAACCTGTAAACTGTTAGTTTGTTTAGAGGCACTTAGGTGtattctctattttttttaaacagacataAGCTAAAAActatgttaaattattttacttatgCTGTCAAAGGGCCTTTTACCGCAGCAATGTTTATAGACTCAACTTGTTAGCTTCAGTTTTGATCAGCCAATCATCTACAGTACATAGGTTGAGGCCCTTATTTTCATTGGAGGGCTGTTAAgaatttcctgttttaaatAACATTGTTTGTTAACGTTAAGTCAGATGGATCACACTAATGAATAATGTTACACAATGTTTTAAAGCTGACGTAAGTCACAGGCACTATCACAGATATCATCAGGGAAGGGTTTCTAAACTTCATATGTACTTGGCACGAGTATAAAATTGGTTGTAGTTTATATGCTGCTCATAAAGAACATTTGACAAATCCCAAAAATTGCAGCTGACACACAACCCTTAAATCACATGTTGAATATGAGATTGACTGCTTCATTTATGAAGTATATAggtatacaaaaaaaaaaaagaaatagttcCTAAAAGAATAGTTAGGAGCAGCTTGAAAAATCCCTAATAGAAACTTGAGTGTTATTTATGCATCTGACAGAGATAtgccaaaacattttcttctttccacAGTATCACAGCAAATGTTTCTACTTGGAACATGTCTACACTGTAAGCCATGAGGCCCAGGCTGTTCAGCCCTCATAAAGCCAtctgtaaaatacaaacaaacagcacTTTAAAGTTTCATTGACACTCTTACAAAACGTCAGCAGCTGCACCTAATCTGCATCTTTTAAAGTTACCATCTTTTTAGGATAAATTTCactcttttcacttttttgccCCCTGATAGCCACTTCACTTCTATGGCATATGGATGTTGAAGTCTACAAGATTCCTTCATAAATTGTGAGTGGAGTTAGTtagaaaaaaagtcagaacaCAGTAATGTACTCTGGTTTATACATGTGGTTTGTCATGGAATTTTAAATTCTTCTAGAATTTGAAGTCTGACACAACGTTTGCTGTACTAAGTTTCTGAATTACTTCGTAAAAATATTAAGAGATCACATCCCTCTGCCACAGTTCAGGAGAACAGAAAATTATGAAATTGATctctaaaaagcattttgattCAAAATCAATATAGTCTGGTCAATTTTATATGAGTCTCAGATGAactttgaaatgcattttcacagaaaacaagGTCTGTAAACACATAGCCCTTATTTCCTACAGTGTAGTCATGatacttgatagtgttgcccctctggagaggtgatctccatggtagaGTTCACAAACTCGCAACTTaaagcaggaaacacaaaagttagaaaggtgGCATTCCaataatttagaagaatcccgttcagcctggaaaaactgtttacaaAAAAGTCCTCCATTATGCCAGAACAGGATATTATTCATCACTAATACAGGACATCACTAAtccccagtttctgttcagcactgtagccaggctgactgaGAGCCATAgatctgttgagcctagttttcccttaactctgagcagcaatgacttcaaaactttctttatgaataaaattagaGCTATTAGAGATAGAAATCCCCAGATCCTCCCTGATAccctggaggtttcttctgttaaaggagagtttctcctctccactgctgcctagggcttgctcaaaggggatTTGTTAGGTTTTCTCAATAAGTCTTTATAGTCTAGACTTTTTCATGTGcgttgagattactttgttgtgaattggtgctatataaataaagttaaattgaatagAATTGAATGTTCTGCTAGAAAACAATGATGGACACTAtagaaagtagaaaaaaaatattgcaaccGAAAGGCTCAGTCGGAGGCATAAATATAGCTCAAGGTTTTATCCCAAACTATTCCTATGGTGCTGTCCATGCTACTCACCTCATAACAATCATtattacacaaaaaaagaaaaagaaaaaagaaagatgatcACATAGTGAACCGTAATTACATCCATTCCTTTTTAGCGTGTGGCAATGACCTTCAATAGCAAGACACAACTTGACATGAGCCTCAGCAAGCCACTGGTCCAGATTGGACATACAATCACCCCTCAGCAGAAGAGCAGAATAGGCCAACCAGCCACAGCCTGCAGATTAGCCTACCTGTGTTGGAACGCCGACGGATACCAAAGTCCCAGCTGGAAGTGATGTCCATGGACTGGGAAAGGTCACAGGCATGATTGTCTGTCATGCTGCTACCCCCCTCGCTCTGGGAACCTGACCCTGCTGAACCACAGCTACTGCCAGGTACTAGAGCCAGCTGGCACTTCTCCAAATCCACATCTTGGTCTATTAGTACCATCTCACACATCCCTGTATCATCGCTAGTCACATGAGACT from the Channa argus isolate prfri chromosome 18, Channa argus male v1.0, whole genome shotgun sequence genome contains:
- the mapkap1 gene encoding target of rapamycin complex 2 subunit MAPKAP1 isoform X2, whose protein sequence is MAFLDNPAIILAHIRQSHVTSDDTGMCEMVLIDQDVDLEKCQLALVPGSSCGSAGSGSQSEGGSSMTDNHACDLSQSMDITSSWDFGIRRRSNTAQRLERLRKERQNQIKCKNIQWKERTSSQSVEDLGSLFEKRDFKDRPRTTGTKSTLSLRLEQCPQQLNNPFNEYSKFDGKGHIGTTATKKIDVYLSMQLAQEKVHPMTVVTIANARVHDLIGLICWQYTSEGKEPKLNENVNAYCLHIAEDDGEVDTDFPPLDSNEPIHKFGFSTLALVEKYSSPGLASRQSLFVRINAAHGFSLIPVDSLKVTMKDILQKALKKRKGSQKGSGPMYRLEKQTEPNVAVDLDSTLEGQNTLEFCLVRENSSRGEESSEEDPPIDITTVQDMLSSHHYKSFKISMIHKLRFTTDVQLGISGEKVEIDPVTNQKASTKFWIRQKPISIDSDHLCACDLIEERSPNHAIFKLTHLSNHDYKALYFESDAATVNEIVLKVNYILESRASTSRADYFAQKQRKLSRRTSFSFQKEKKSGQ
- the mapkap1 gene encoding target of rapamycin complex 2 subunit MAPKAP1 isoform X1 — encoded protein: MAFLDNPAIILAHIRQSHVTSDDTGMCEMVLIDQDVDLEKCQLALVPGSSCGSAGSGSQSEGGSSMTDNHACDLSQSMDITSSWDFGIRRRSNTGLQQDSRKKPGAAAQRLERLRKERQNQIKCKNIQWKERTSSQSVEDLGSLFEKRDFKDRPRTTGTKSTLSLRLEQCPQQLNNPFNEYSKFDGKGHIGTTATKKIDVYLSMQLAQEKVHPMTVVTIANARVHDLIGLICWQYTSEGKEPKLNENVNAYCLHIAEDDGEVDTDFPPLDSNEPIHKFGFSTLALVEKYSSPGLASRQSLFVRINAAHGFSLIPVDSLKVTMKDILQKALKKRKGSQKGSGPMYRLEKQTEPNVAVDLDSTLEGQNTLEFCLVRENSSRGEESSEEDPPIDITTVQDMLSSHHYKSFKISMIHKLRFTTDVQLGISGEKVEIDPVTNQKASTKFWIRQKPISIDSDHLCACDLIEERSPNHAIFKLTHLSNHDYKALYFESDAATVNEIVLKVNYILESRASTSRADYFAQKQRKLSRRTSFSFQKEKKSGQ